From Brassica rapa cultivar Chiifu-401-42 chromosome A06, CAAS_Brap_v3.01, whole genome shotgun sequence:
ATGGAAACACTACGTGTGACATGTGAATCTATGCTCCAGATAAGACACTATCCTGTTGACACACAAGAAAATCACAGATTTCATCATCAAACTTGAATGTTTTTGTTAGCACATAATTTTTGTGAGAACATCTAGCTATGCACCTTCTCAATCTCACATCTTACCAAGGTATTCTCAATTGAGCCAGACATGCAACGCGTGGCCAAGGCTAGCAACTCTAACAGTAGGCTTGCCTCCTTTATCGAAGGTCACTGTTATCTATCTTGAAgctataatataaaaaattaaacagatTAAATTCTTCTTAAAATTctgattcataaaaataaatccACTTGTACGCTTACTTACCTTGTTGTGTATCATCCGTAATCAGACTCGTCTTTGGCCAAGCCATAGAGCTCAACGGGACATAATCACGCTCATTTTGGAACGGTCTCGGTGACCACCTTGAAATCAAACTTTTATTTGCCTTCTTTGACTTCATATAGTTTCTTGCAGTGTGATGAGAGACAATCTGAAACATATAGCGACCAAAAAAACGAAAGTACATAATCTTCTCTTTTTTCGATACAATACCTTCTCATCAAGGAGAAGTAGAGTGATACCCATGAATTTACCATACTTCTTGATGTTTTCCGAGTCCCATAAACGGAGAAGCCAAGCAACAATGAACTGCGACGATCTACCCAGACGGAGAGCGTCGAAGGCTGATTACGCAACAAATCGGAAGAAGACGTTACCGAAGAATTTTTTCAAGTCTGATTAAGAAGTTTAAGTGAGAGTGATGGTGAGGACGTTGGAGCTCAGAGTCCCCAGCAAGAATCGCTTGGTTGGTCACAAGCTCAGCTGTCAATGTCAAAGAAACAACGTTAGAGTCACTATCTGTAGTTTTTATAAGTGAAAATTGATATTGAAGTGAGTAAAACGTACCAAAAACGCAGCCAACAGACCACATATCAACAGCTGTAGAGTAATGAGTGGCACCAAGAAGAACTTCTGGAGCTCTATACCATAGAGTCACTATCTGTTGCAATGGAAAACAACCAGTTTAGAACCAGATACAATGACATTGAGCTCAAACAGATCAACAGAGATTATTACCTCATGGGTATACTTCTTCATAGGGAGAGTGAAGGCTCTGGCTAAACCAAGATCTGCAATCTTGAGCCTCATCGTCTTGGGATCCATCAAGAGATTGTAAGGCTTAAGATCTCTGTTAACGAAACCAAGAGAAAGTAGTAAGATCTCTCTCTTAAATCATTATCACTTGTAAACATTATATACCTGTGCAGCACACCGTGTCCATGGCAGAACGCGATTCCTTTGCAGAGTTGGTACATCAAGATCTTGATGATTTGGAGAGGAATGTTGTCTCCGGTTTGACGGAAACTTCTGATGTACTTCTTGACGTCAGTGTCCATGTACTCGAACACCAGGTAGAGCACAGTTTTGCCATCTTTGCTCAGTCCTTGCTTAACATCCATCAACCTGAAGAAAATCAACAATCAGAAAAGCAAATAGATGAAACTAACAGATACTGAGGATCAAGATGCAGTGGTTTATCATCCAGAATCCTAATTGAGATCTATCAACTCTACGAATCATCTCCAGAATCCTAATTGATCATCCAAAATCCTAATTGAGATCAATCATCTCCAATCTAACGAATCAACCAAGCAATACGAAATCGAGATCTAACGAAACGAACACTATGCTATACGAAACCCTAATGCAACTCCaatagagagagtgagagaaggAATCCGAACCTGACGATGTGAGGATCGCGAGCGAGCATGCGTAAGATGGAGATCTCGCGGAGAGTGATGGAAGGAACGCCTTCTTCGTCTTCATGGAGACGCGTCTTCTTGAGAGCGACGATCTTTCCAGTAGTTTTCTCTCTGGGTCTGTAAACCTTCCCGTAAGTGCCTTCTCGGGACAAATACTGATGACGTGGCAAAACAAATGACTATTATTGGTCGATTTTTTGTGGTGACGTGGACAGCCTCCCTactcctcatatatcccttttagtatagtatatacTAGGTTACCGGCccgcaccctgtgcggacaTAAGAACATGACCGGCCCGCACCCTGTGTTATCTCTCGGCCCGTACCtcacgagagggaacacagtaacgtcagtatgaagtggcagatattgtgtgtatgtataattgaaacgtcacaaaatattttgtgtgtttacgaagatattttcattcaaaaaatagaataaatagtgtatagttttagaagtaacagattttatattatcattaattagaattgtattgtatatgtttcataattctttattttaggtgaataatattatttttccataaataataaacaaacatttatgtagacatattaaaagaaaatataataaaaatcaaaatattatccataaataatataaattatgaagtacatttctcgataaagaaagcaaattcaattagaaacttgcaaaaaattaaataaattttgtaagcaatttgacgggttaacattatttgatagatttataaatttataaattttattgaacataaaataatattaaattgacataccgtcatcggtctcctaactcatcacaacccatctagcaaatacaaaaaataaataattgcaacagtttatttattttaaaatttgtatttgaaaaaaaaggtagattaaaattacgtaccgtgactacgaaatattctgaaaaacttgtttgtagacaacattcaatatttttgtctgcggcttcccttctttaccagttattaggatttttaatctagatctcgacttaactcttgaaagtgcaactttgccttgcattttgaaagcattttataaattattttaaaattatgataaatttattctttaaacaacgataaataatttaaaaataatattaataaacatttttggattttgtaatatttaaaatagttattatataattatattcgaacacaattcatcaagtagagtataaaactattataattatcttatataaaatttcgttcattgtattttatagtttataaatattaaaagtaataaataaaacattattaatctttctataatttcgagaattagtttccataaattgttatttgtaatattcgttagattatatggcaagtgatgttaaatgattttagaattatcttaaatttttagttctaaattaaataaataaaaattaaaaacaatcgaccaatcaaattataacaatttcttgaaacttcaTCTATGAACCTCAATCTGCGATAGATCAGTCTACgagattcacaaaaaaaatctaaatcccttacAGGTTGGGTTACTTAAACGTAGATTTGTCAATTTGACATATATGCACCATGTTGGTAAGTTGACCACGATTATTGGTGGAACTAATATCCggtctaataaaaaaaagtagCTGGTTCGATTATTAATTTTCTAGGTTTTCTGACTGCTTtgaaaatgacctcatgaattaaataaaaaatgcataatgctagcttacttataaggtagtatattcaacaaaaaaaatgatataagatagtattactaaatgatactatgtaatattttccccggactatattcaacaaaaaaagagaaagtactaaagaacctcttcaataactgctttaacttggtgaagcttctcagcatgttcaaggtcttctggatcactatcactctacgacctggtctacatataaaaaaaggaagaccatattgtcgttaccaaTATTCACCACATGGAAAGAATAGATcagacatgctttttggagacaagacacaaaaAGTTGAGTTCATAGTTCTACCTTGTACGGGGAACTAACATTCTTGTTGCATCTAATAGGTCTTGCAACTGGACTGcactttttagttttgtctacaaaaagaaaaaaaatatataaaatgaatcaaGGCTCTGATAAAAGATGGATGACAGAAAAGCTGGAGCCTCTCGCACCTCAGCTCTTGGCTTTCCACCATTGTACTTCAGCATCAGGTTTAACAGTTTCTCCTCTGTAACATTTAGTTTCACCTTCAGTTTTGGAGTTTGATCGCCACTGTcatgtaataacaaaattttaacagaTAGAAGTATAGAGGAGATAAATGTGATTTATATGCTAAGAAAACATACTGTCGAATAACAGCAATGACACAACGTAGCTCTTCTGAGTTCCCATTGCCTTGGCGGGTTAGTCCTTTATTAGGTTGTACATGTTTATTGAACTTCCAAGgcaaagtgggtggcagagtcgatgaaagatgaggagcctttgcgtctaaacacattttttcttagcacacaagcagcatcgtcgtaataccttaatagtatgagaggagagatttgtaaataatactttaaagaatgaaaagagaatttttgtattttaagaccttgggtgtctcctatatatatacagtcgatttatttcacatattaatgacgcacaatattttgcacaataaataattaaatcgtttaaagaaagatattaaatgtgtattgtcaaaaaatgatttgcatatgatttgattttaacttgcgcaagtaatctatatcgaaaggtaagttattaaaaacaaacaacctaattagaaacattaaaatattttgtaagcaatgtaataaatatgatatcaacatgcgcaagtttaccgtttgaatagtaaggaaattttttaatatttgtcttaattctaaatcttgcccaagggtaaactaaatcgataatatttaatgatttcaacttgcgcaagtaatccatattgtgaataagtgatttgcacatttaatgatttcaacttgcgcaagtaatccatattagaaaggtaagttattaaaaacaaattttgtcaataagttatttgcatatttaatgatttcaacttgcgcaagtaatccatattagaaagataaattattaaaaacaaacaacctaattagtatgGGTgtgcactttacccgatatccgaagtggtaCCCGAACCTGAtccgaaaatgcatgtcaagttttttatttaaaaaattaacaaaaagttacgtccaattttttttttaaaataactaaattaatgtctttttagttttaaatttttttatgtccaaatctattaaccattcaatctattaaaaataaaaaaattagttaactgaaagttatatttttaaatataagaaacttgagaaatgaaaattttaatttttttttcaaaatctaaatatccgaacccgatctgaaataaccgaatccgaactaaaaatacccaaacccgacccgaagtacagaaatacccgaacgggttctacacctctataccgaaatactcgaAAATCTAAATTACCCGACccaaacccgaacgggtacccgaacgcccacccctactaattagaaacattaaaatattttttaagcaaatgtaattaatatgatatcaacatgcgaaAGTTTActatttgaataataaggaaagtttttaatatttgtcttagttttaaattttgtccaaggctaaactaaatcgataattattatcccctatCTATATATgagcttaacgaaatcgacaatagttttggggtTGTCTACATaacgattgattaaaataaatgaaaaataaaattcaaaaaaattgaccacTAAAActataacaatttttctgaaaactctatattaatgtcatgtcagcagaaatcactaaagtgacttctcttttaatgtatacgAGGATAGATTTACTTAATGTTTTTTTACCTAGAGATtgcaataatttattatatatttgaacGGAACGAAATTTGGTCCGCACTATTGTCTTATAAGAGTAAACAAGTTAGAAATGTTAGTCCAAAAGACCGAATGTTGAAACAATTTCATTGCAATAGTAAaggatttattatatatttatttataaacggCGAGAATATCCAGAGCCTCCACATTTCTTGCAGAAAATTAAACCTACATTGAACAAAGCAAATACCAATTCAGAGGTTGTCAAGGAAGTAAGAAAGTGTTAAGCACAAAAGGGATGGTTTAGTTAGGTAATATTCTCATTTATTGAAACAAAATTGtttattagttttttatttGCTTTAAATGTTGTATATTTAATTGTTAACTATAGCAAAAATGAAGTAACATGTTAAATTTTTAGTGAAATGATCTAATAACTTtttcataagtagattttttaagaattctTTCTTTTGATGGTACAGATTTGTATTTTATCCGGAGACAAGAGTAAAACATGACCAGGGGGTCACAAATCATTTAAGCGGCATTTTGCTGTAAGCATAATTTCTggattggtttttttttttttttttctccaaccCATCTAAAAACTAGATCAAGTGAAGAGTATTCTGGATTGGTTATCCCCGACAGATTTCTTCATTAACCTTCTTGCATATTAGTAAACCGTAGAACTTATCTtctatgaattttattttaaaatccttCAGTACATCATGCATTGTGGTAgtgttgtttaatattttaaaatgtgatCATAACATTAACAACCCGTCAAAATGGTCAGTCTAAAAATGAGTTGCGTGTCAGAACTTGTCAAGGAAAcgttaactttta
This genomic window contains:
- the LOC117126006 gene encoding cyclin-dependent kinase B2-1-like, with the translated sequence MLARDPHIVRLMDVKQGLSKDGKTVLYLVFEYMDTDVKKYIRSFRQTGDNIPLQIIKILMYQLCKGIAFCHGHGVLHRDLKPYNLLMDPKTMRLKIADLGLARAFTLPMKKYTHEIVTLWYRAPEVLLGATHYSTAVDMWSVGCVFAELVTNQAILAGDSELQRPHHHSHLNFLIRLEKILR